The Daucus carota subsp. sativus chromosome 9, DH1 v3.0, whole genome shotgun sequence genome window below encodes:
- the LOC108201364 gene encoding uncharacterized protein At4g04775-like yields MTSNGSHGRSTSIESVKNWEHKHCFCGKIARLCTSWTLKNPGRRFYTCAVAKDVQGCHFFQWCDEAFTGRAFDVVTHLNHRRLYLEEKLKLVEEDLEQSCEKRKLLKAERLKLVEERAALEIEKNC; encoded by the exons ATGACATCAAATGGAAGCCATGGTAGGAGTACTTCTATAGAGTCTGTGAAGAATTGGGAGCATAAGCATTGTTTCTGCGGGAAGATAGCAAGGCTGTGTACCTCTTGGACACTAAAAAATCCGGGTAGAAGATTCTACACATGTGCAGTAGCTAAG GATGTGCAAGGATGCCatttcttccagtggtgtgatGAAGCCTTTACTGGGAGGGCTTTTGATGTGGTAACTCATTTGAATCACAGAAGATTGTATTTGGAAGAGAAACTAAAATTGGTCGAAGAAGATCTCGAACAAAGTTGTGAGAAGAGGAAATTACTAAAGGCTGAAAGATTGAAGTTGGTGGAAGAAAGAGCTGCActggaaattgaaaaaaattgctAG